A single genomic interval of Salmo trutta chromosome 13, fSalTru1.1, whole genome shotgun sequence harbors:
- the LOC115206036 gene encoding gem-associated protein 4-like: MNQDSWLSCEKTAVLQGGFLLANRLCQPASLSALQKEDWSKVGHPILQAVREICGQERGSCLSSVRWKKKIICVLWSKLLGRESEEDMEIGWRENPFFSLQNSLPDINRTVMFELVKLKGFSQIYAQLLLCLPSSHLSSELEKLVQHITRNSTEEDVCVLLEVWWELWKGRGGRQEDDLDKVFTNQWTRLTNTTGLSPHAAKRFKSNPDTPTSPPSTTDVLSILFHALEEMKEHLSTSDLCYHALSNCFNSLYTSHLIDQAIILPAEVQLQSLTSTVTVRKRHAGIEKFDLVQVISEAHSDLKAAHTPSQFKPCGMTLRQALQTVSQLTQAWEKRGLLEMTDGGDPSVLALCLKSCLARVLESLEELSMSETMDEGERQTLNNVQSTFRGLFGTLSFPDTESNAGEMAHIVVAIINHRLEGFQDFTMLFATELSWSLSVEEWISCLERNKNAFQRKDIVMKLVSTLIAKCQIDTEEVEHFRKLKDIIVNIFAELPLAEKNTTLAEMLTCSKKGLQGSLPQAVTEGFSEELNMAFNCIIQGGAAQNNLNLAVAAIARVAFQNPEATLRRCCNLAVVNHGAHSLLSKILQQLSGLRGGAPGCTEGTGSSAGSLLCSCLQDTAMTKLSSAKEEDQFLHFLVALMQPSISESGQSFLHPEEVVCAFVLPHLSPSGSSTCSLELCLRLLHSAFSLDFQDASPHWVMNCSPFPLLCVLCQLLNESCRCWELPAEGAPRHLSMESKVLLVTVLTALGKVVGREVASAPNTWSRALFWLYNKVEALDWTVRFYLKVVWGDHFKNEVPSSLLAVCELPEQEWSGLKLSQYGQGTGLLAWMECCAVSDAVQETMLTSLALDQHRPDDVNMFSKGLLVAVTQTLPWCTVAEWGRLLRAMRELLRSGRLHVPYSLEYVDFLPLLDLRAFSCELRLSVLLLRVLQLLCGSSCKDWLPGQGWAHVGRLYASAMREVIDSLRGNLSQSSSNKDPKEERAATTTASQEVLFVLSQLFCHVQHVQMMMPGGQCESLFLCALEILTHYEAVLAAHPSSSSHLETENTRHFFTTITDNLDSAEMKAVLHQKIAQLSSTG; this comes from the coding sequence ACAGATTGTGCCAGCCAGCTTCACTCAGTGCCCTACAGAAGGAGGACTGGAGTAAGGTTGGCCACCCAATTCTACAGGCTGTCAGAGAAATCTGTGGGCAGGAGCGAGGTAGCTGTCTGAGCAGTGTCCGCTGGAAGAAGAAAATCATCTGCGTCTTATGGAGCAAATTACTGGGGCGGGAGAGCGAAGAGGACATGGAAATCGGCTGGAGGGAGAATCCATTCTTCTCCCTGCAGAACAGTCTACCTGACATTAACCGAACAGTGATGTTTGAGCTGGTCAAGTTGAAAGGCTTCTCTCAGATCTATGCCCAGCTGCTTTTGTGTCTGCCGTCGTCCCACCTGAGTTCTGAGCTAGAGAAGCTAGTTCAACACATCACCCGTAACAGCACTGAGGAGGACGTCTGCGTCCTGCTGGAGGTGTGGTGGGAGCTGTGGAAGGGCAGAGGGGGAAGACAAGAGGACGACCTAGATAAGGTCTTTACTAACCAGTGGACCCGCCTCACCAACACCACTGGCCTCTCACCTCATGCTGCCAAAAGATTCAAGTCAAACCCAGATACCCCAACATCACCACCATCCACCACTGATGTGCTGTCCATTCTTTTTCATGCTCTGGAGGAGATGAAAGAGCATCTGAGCACCTCTGACCTTTGCTACCATGCCCTATCCAACTGCTTCAACTCCCTGTACACCTCACATCTGATAGACCAAGCTATCATCCTCCCAGCTGAGGTGCAACTTCAGAGCCTGACCAGTACGGTGACTGTCAGAAAGAGGCATGCTGGGATAGAGAAGTTTGATCTGGTCCAGGTGATAAGCGAGGCCCACAGTGACCTGAAGGCAGCCCACACACCCTCCCAGTTTAAACCCTGTGGAATGACACTAAGGCAAGCCCTGCAGACTGTCTCACAGCTCACTCAAGCCTGGGAGAAGAGAGGGCTGCTGGAGATGACCGACGGCGGTGACCCCAGTGTCTTGGCACTCTGTCTGAAAAGCTGTCTGGCCAGAGTGCTCGAGTCCCTAGAGGAACTTTCCATGTCTGAGACCATGGATGAGGGTGAGCGCCAGACACTGAACAATGTGCAAAGCACTTTTAGAGGCTTGTTCGGCACACTGTCCTTCCCCGACACAGAGAGCAACGCTGGGGAAATGGCCCACATTGTCGTAGCCATCATTAACCACCGCTTGGAAGGCTTCCAAGATTTCACTATGCTATTTGCCACAGAACTGAGCTGGTCCCTGAGTGTGGAGGAGTGGATCAGCTGTCTGGAGAGAAACAAAAACGCATTCCAGCGAAAGGACATTGTCATGAAATTAGTCTCCACTCTCATTGCAAAGTGCCAAATAGATACTGAAGAAGTAGAGCACTTCAGAAAGCTGAAGGACATTATTGTGAACATTTTCGCAGAGCTCCCCTTAGCTGAGAAAAACACAACATTAGCGGAAATGCTAACCTGCTCCAAGAAGGGTCTCCAGGGCTCTCTGCCCCAGGCTGTGACGGAGGGTTTTAGTGAGGAGCTCAACATGGCGTTCAACTGCATCATCCAGGGTGGAGCGGCGCAGAACAACCTTAACTTGGCCGTGGCTGCCATAGCCCGCGTGGCCTTTCAGAACCCAGAGGCCACCCTGCGTCGGTGCTGCAATCTAGCGGTGGTGAACCATGGGGCCCACAGCCTCCTCTCCAAGATACTCCAGCAGCTCTCAGGGCTGAGGGGCGGTGCCCCCGGTTGCACAGAGGGGACAGGCAGCTCTGCGGGGAgcttactgtgcagctgtcttcaagATACTGCCATGACTAAACTGTCCTCGGCTAAGGAGGAGGACCAGTTCCTGCACTTCCTGGTTGCACTGATGCAGCCGAGCATTTCTGAGAGCGGACAGAGTTTCCTGCACCCTGAAGAGGTTGTGTGTGCCTTCGTCTTgcctcacctctccccctctggcTCTAGCACCTGCAGCCTGGAGCTGTGCCTGCGTTTGCTCCACTCTGCATTTTCTCTGGATTTCCAGGATGCATCTCCACACTGGGTCATGAACTGCTCCCCGTTCCCCCTCCTCTGCGTCCTCTGCCAGCTTCTGAACGAGAGCTGCAGGTGCTGGGAGCTTCCTGCAGAGGGCGCACCACGTCACTTATCAATGGAGTCCAAGGTGCTGCTCGTCACTGTGCTGACTGCATTGGGCAAGGTGGTGGGACGGGAGGTGGCCTCAGCCCCTAACACCTGGTCCAGAGCCCTCTTCTGGCTCTATAATAAAGTGGAGGCCCTGGACTGGACTGTTCGCTTCTACCTGAAGGTAGTGTGGGGTGATCACTTCAAAAACGAGGTGCCATCCTCACTGTTGGCTGTGTGCGAGCTGCCGGAGCAGGAGTGGTCTGGCCTAAAGTTGTCCCAGTATGGGCAGGGCACAGGGCTGCTGGCGTGGATGGAGTGCTGCGCCGTCTCTGACGCGGTTCAGGAAACCATGCTGACCTCTCTGGCTCTGGACCAGCACCGGCCCGACGACGTCAACATGTTCAGCAAAGGCTTGCTGGTGGCCGTGACGCAGACCCTACCCTGGTGCACCGTCGCCGAGTGGGGCAGGCTGCTGAGAGCCATGCGAGAGCTGCTCCGCTCAGGCCGTCTCCACGTGCCTTACTCTCTGGAGTACGTGGACTTTCTCCCCCTGCTGGACCTGCGGGCCTTCTCCTGCGAGCTGCGTCTGTCCGTGCTACTGCTGCGTGTCCTCCAGCTGCTCTGTGGCTCCAGCTGCAAAGACTGGCTGCCTGGCCAGGGCTGGGCCCACGTGGGGCGGCTGTACGCCAGCGCCATGAGAGAGGTCATAGACTCCCTGAGGGGAAATCTGTCACAGTCTTCCTCCAACAAAGACCCAAAAGAAGAGAGGGCAGCTACCACCACTGCCAGCCAGGAGGTGCTGTTTGTACTGAGCCAGCTCTTCTGCCATGTGCAGCACGTTCAGATGATGATGCCTGGCGGTCAGTGCGAGTCCCTGTTCCTGTGTGCACTGGAGATCCTGACCCACTACGAGGCAGTGCTGGCCGCACACCCCAGCAGCAGCTCCCACCTGGAGACCGAGAACACTCGCCACTTCTTCACCACCATCACAGACAACCTGGACAGCGCCGAGATGAAGGCTGTGTTGCATCAGAAAATTGCTCAGCTGTCGTCAACAGGTTGA
- the LOC115206039 gene encoding protein FAM57A, with product MYMLACGVVFFPGLFFISRKVLESAFKNWNDADVFVVSERLMSSIHATLATIVGFIIATASNDVMSDRHRLTNEFVWFGTPYVAFDLYAMYLSNYHSQKVKGHEAYREHSLLTIKLFLLRHPLLVVHHMVLLMVFMPITLFLRTGLGGDFFIGCFFMAEFSTPFVSLGKVLIQLGLEDSWLHRVNGVMVLLSFFTCRILLFPYMYWVYGQQYTIPFHKVPFHLQLHCNLANLSILAPQIYWFVLLCRKAYRLYLRQTGSMGQPAHKDGSKTD from the exons ATGTATATGTTAGCTTGTGGCGTTGTATTTTTCCCGGGACTGTTCTTCATATCCAGGAAAGTGCTTGAATCAGCTTTCAAAAATTGGAATGATGCAGATGTGTTTGTGGTCAGCGAAAG GTTGATGTCCTCTATCCATGCCACTCTGGCTACTATTGTTGGGTTCATAATTGCTACTGCCTCCAATGATGTGATGTCTGACAG GCACAGACTGACCAATGAATTTGTGTGGTTTGGCACTCCTTACGTGGCCTTTGATCTCTACGCCATGTATCTGAGTAACTACCACAGTCAAAAGGTCAAAGGGCACGAGGCGTACAGGGAGCACTCCCTCCTTACCATCAAGCTGTTCCTCCTCCGGCATCCCCTGCTGGTGGTTCATCACATGGTCCTCCTCATGGTCTTTATGCCCATCACTCTG TTCCTCAGGACCGGTTTAGGTGGAGACTTCTTCATTGGCTGTTTCTTCATGGCAGAATTCAGCACTCCGTTTGTCTCATTAGGAAAGGTTCTGATCCAG TTGGGACTAGAGGACTCATGGCTTCACAGAGTCAACGGTGTGATGGTTCTGCTGAGTTTCTTCACCTGCCGTATCCTGCTCTTCCCCTACATGTACTGGGTGTATGGTCAGCAGTACACCATTCCCTTCCACAAAGTGCCTTTCCATCTACAGCTCCACTGCAACTTAGCCAACCTATCCATACTGGCACCTCAGATCTACTGGTTTGTGCTGCTGTGTCGCAAGGCCTATCGCCTCTACCTGCGTCAGACTGGGTCAATGGGTCAACCTGCTCACAAAGATGGCTCAAAGACAGATTAG